The following are from one region of the Coccinella septempunctata chromosome 7, icCocSept1.1, whole genome shotgun sequence genome:
- the LOC123317773 gene encoding uncharacterized protein LOC123317773 — MKRRKRGASKLSKQTRKGKKVFVPDISDGIGIAGTSKDKVMTPLISSSQRDNNDERQSVIFRTIIRGSRNQNDLRFSPDSRGHQCTAIAAVALAYSKLLPFNAWCTAIIDNIMDYGDKLYLKSIFSRNLPIFNHLLVVEVFPKFKINNVCFSLHINEEDSVVGHINIENHEEFDIPLAQGLPQVFRNYTSAIFTSGELSTCIGKIANSYYLFDSHSRGANGECIEEEGKACLLSFNNLQYLLNYLLQNYSPVLLYNLTPIEVRMVSVDNLSDGDQYYLLEEYDSSSFGVVPSERISTKAVLSSMISENCEVGQDDNYETETPTSVVCDVAEHQEDTPAHYLEALSSECSFCGALFFRTENMICCKRGAVSLPVSAAYPDLLKALIMNNHPQSKNFIQHIRSYNTLLALGSTTIVQREGLARGAPVVVVSGQIYHRVGDVCPSDPAFGSLYFVDSGEATKKRASKGVGDGCNPRLLGQIDALLRETHPYAQMYSTLGQVVRDTRRTSGNDSVPQLGLYFHQQPGTNRKVYAAPSTSTEIGAIFRTVDGDIPPPGTVRVNLISTSNSFQIKDIPKLSPIVDALCYPLLFPNGELGWSTGLQKTIGNKRISKLEFECYRLMIRANHFNPILLSGRLAQQFIVDKYVELEGFRLNFLRTHQKELRVESYVGLQDYIARRTVVEPDGGERIGRVTILPSSFIGGARFMQQNYQDAMAIVAKYGRPSLFVTFTCNPNWREITENMGSKLLNPQDRPELIARVFDLKRRAFFEDILKFKIFGDVIAYVYVIEFQKRGLPHMHCLLTLADEYKLRNSEDVDKLICAELPAENTRLFDIIMSTMIHGPCGDRAPDPPCMVDGQCTKHYPKEFSEITKINCALPVYRRRNDGRTAIFKRNKGMCVIDNRDVVPYNPYLSMKYQSHINVEVITSVGAIKYVFKYINKGPDAAVLQLRNEVVWDEIQAFIDSRYISSGESAWRLLSFHIQDKSHTIYRLPVHLPGEREVYFEEGEEMTALQRSKLSRLEAYFELNVNDPSAREWKYCEIPLLYSFNATQHRWVRRLRKRSVIPRMYTISPKYIEKFNLRILLLHVPGAKSFNDLKSFGGTLYSTFKEAVLARNLIASDSEWFRTLEHAALVEMPGCMRKLFAYMLCFCEIGEPLSLWNEFKRFMIEDYVRKGISECQSEDCALRRIEKTLRFLGKTLRDFNLPEPTSSSGVNVTNTNDDDENSRTESSDSSLGSLNQEQRNVFNKIISAVESAALGVDRYFYLQGSGGTGKTHLYNTLLEYCEERHIPTLAVAFTGIAALLLRNGRTVHSTFRLPLHLNASSRSSITAQSQEADHLRKIRLIIWDEVSMASYHVLNILDDLLRDVCMDPRPFGGKCILLGGDVKQLLPVASGRVEQIELFFTNYRFWKVFQVVHLMTNMRVNAGGEDFTRWLEDLGRGTTNTQIVKDKDTKDGDFVNLPDRCLTVDVVREIYGQLHALTPQQLAQRAILCPKNEHCNLLNDKILESFPGKTFVIHSNDSVASGDEDEVANFPEEYLSSITPSGMPHHKLKLKVGVPVILLRNLCLEDGLINGTRLLVLAVTDMLITAEIVTGRFCGRRVLIPRMDLTSSDQNLPFVLKRR, encoded by the exons ATGAAGAGAAGGAAGAGAGGAGCAAGCAAATTGAGTAAGCAAACGAGGAAGGGAAAGAAAGTTTTCGTTCCAG ATATTTCTGATGGAATTGGAATAGCAGGAACCAGCAAGGACAAAGTAATGACTCCGTTAATTTCATCTTCTCAACGTGATAATAATGATGAAAGGCAATCCGTGATATTCAGAACCATCATAAGAGGTTCTCGAAACCAAAATGATTTACGATTTAGTCCGGATTCCAGAGGTCACCAATGTACTGCAATCGCGGCAGTTGCATTGGCTTATAGCAAACTTCTCCCCTTCAATGCTTGGTGCACTGCGATCATAGATAATATTATGGATTACGGGGATAAATTAtatttaaaatcaattttttcgcgGAATTTACCCATTTTTAATCATTTGTTAGTTGTGGAGGTGTTTCCAAAGTTCAAAATCAATAACGTTTGTTTTTCATTGCATATAAATGAGGAAGATTCAGTTGTGGGTCATATAAACATTGAAAATCATGAAGAATTCGATATTCCGTTAGCGCAAGGTCTACCACAGGTTTTTCGAAATTATACTTCCGCTATATTTACGTCTGGGGAATTATCTACCTGTATAGGAAAAATAGCGAACTCCTATTATCTATTTGATTCTCACAGTCGTGGGGCGAACGGTGAATGTATAGAAGAGGAAGGTAAAGCATGCTTGCTCAGCTTCAATAATCtccaatatttattgaattatttattgcAAAATTATTCTCCTGTTCTGCTCTACAATTTGACTCCGATAGAGGTGCGAATGGTTTCTGTGGATAATTTGTCAGATGGAGACCAGTATTATTTACTGGAGGAATACGATTCCTCCTCATTTGGAGTCGTTCCATCTGAAAGAATATCTACAAAAGCAGTTTTGTCATCGATGATATCGGAAAATTGCGAAGTTGGACAGGACGATAATTACGAAACGGAAACCCCTACGTCTGTTGTGTGTGATGTCGCTGAACATCAGGAGGACACGCCTGCCCATTACCTTGAGGCGCTTAGTAGTGAGTGCTCTTTCTGTGGAGCTCTATTTTTTCGCACCGAGAATATGATTTGCTGCAAAAGAGGCGCAGTGAGCCTTCCGGTGAGTGCCGCTTATCCGGACCTGCTGAAGGCTTTGATCATGAACAACCACCCTCAATCGAAGAACTTCATACAACATATAAGAAGTTACAACACGCTGCTCGCCCTTGGCTCCACTACAATCGTTCAAAGAGAAGGTTTGGCGAGAGGAGCCCCTGTTGTTGTGGTCTCAGGACAGATATACCACCGAGTAGGCGATGTTTGTCCATCCGATCCAGCATTTGGATCGCTGTATTTCGTGGATTCAGGAGAAGCCACGAAGAAGAGGGCATCAAAAGGAGTTGGAGACGGTTGCAACCCCCGATTATTAGGGCAAATAGATGCTCTGCTGAGGGAAACTCACCCATACGCCCAAATGTACTCTACCCTAGGTCAAGTGGTTCGTGACACACGACGAACCAGTGGTAACGATTCCGTTCCGCAACTTGGCCTATATTTCCACCAACAACCAGGAACCAACAGGAAGGTCTACGCGGCACCTTCCACTTCCACCGAAATCGGCGCTATTTTTCGTACAGTCGACGGGGATATACCTCCACCAGGCACAGTTCGTGTGAATTTAATAAGTACAAGTAATAGTTTCCAAATTAAGGATATCCCAAAATTGTCTCCAATTGTTGATGCTCTCTGTTATCCATTACTTTTCCCTAACGGAGAATTGGGATGGTCGACTGGGTTGCAGAAAACAATTGGAAATAAACGGATTTCAAAATTAGAATTCGAGTGCTACCGTCTGATGATTCGTGCAAATCATTTTAACCCGATCCTTCTTTCTGGGCGCTTGGCTCAACAGTTCATCGTTGACAAATACGTTGAGTTAGAAGGTTTCCGATTAAATTTTTTGCGAACACATCAGAAGGAATTACGCGTCGAGAGCTACGTCGGGCTCCAAGATTATATTGCGCGAAGAACGGTAGTGGAACCAGACGGTGGTGAAAGAATAGGTAGAGTTACTATCCTACCGAGTTCGTTCATCGGAGGGGCACGTTTCATGCAGCAAAATTATCAAGATGCAATGGCCATTGTAGCAAAATATGGCAGACCCTCCCTTTTCGTCACTTTCACCTGTAACCCCAACTGGCGTGAGATCACTGAAAATATGGGAAGTAAACTGTTGAATCCTCAGGATAGACCGGAACTAATCGCGCGAGTGTTCGATTTAAAAAGGAGGGCATTtttcgaggatatattgaaattcaaaattttcggtGATGTCATCGCTTACGTTTACGTTATAGAATTTCAAAAACGCGGTCTTCCTCATATGCACTGCCTTCTGACTTTGGCAGATGAATATAAACTGCGAAATTCTGAGGATGTAGACAAGCTGATTTGCGCCGAGCTACCAGCCGAAAACACCCGGCTTTTTGATATTATAATGTCCACCATGATTCACGGACCCTGTGGTGATCGCGCACCGGATCCTCCATGTATGGTCGACGGACAGTGCACCAAGCATTATCCCAAAGAGTTTTcggaaattaccaaaattaattGTGCGTTGCCCGTATATAGGCGAAGAAATGACGGTCGCACCGCGATATTCAAAAGAAACAAAGGAATGTGTGTGATAGATAACAGAGACGTAGTTCCGTATAATCCATATTTATCCATGAAATATCAATCTCATATAAACGTGGAAGTTATAACTTCAGTAGGAGCTATCAAATATGTTTTCAAATACATAAATAAAGGTCCCGATGCTGCCGTTCTTCAGTTGCGAAATGAGGTCGTTTGGGACGAAATCCAAGCATTCATTGATTCCCGCTACATCTCTTCCGGTGAATCAGCTTGGAGATTGTTGTCTTTCCATATTCAAGACAAAAGTCATACAATCTATAGGTTACCCGTCCATTTGCCTGGAGAACGTGAGGTATATTTTGAAGAAGGGGAAGAGATGACAGCGTTACAACGTTCAAAACTCAGTCGTTTGGAGGCGTATTTCGAACTTAATGTGAACGATCCTAGCGCACGTGAATGGAAGTATTGTGAAATACCTCTCCTTTATTCTTTTAATGCCACCCAACATCGCTGGGTTAGACGTTTGAGAAAACGATCTGTAATACCTAGGATGTACACTATAAGTCCGAAGTACATAGAAAAGTTTAATTTGCGTATTTTGCTCCTTCACGTTCCAGGAGCAAAATCTTTTAATGATTTAAAATCCTTCGGCGGCACATTATATTCTACGTTTAAAGAAGCGGTACTGGCCAGAAATCTGATAGCGTCAGATTCGGAGTGGTTCAGAACTCTGGAACACGCAGCCCTGGTAGAAATGCCCGGGTGTATGCGGAAATTATTCGCGTACATGCTGTGTTTCTGTGAGATCGGCGAACCACTGTCACTTTGGAATGAGTTCAAGCGATTCATGATAGAGGATTATGTGAGGAAAGGTATCTCAGAATGCCAATCTGAAGATTGCGCTCTGCGTAGAATCGAGAAGACATTACGTTTTCTGGGAAAAACTCTCAGAGACTTTAATCTGCCGGAGCCGACCTCAAGTTCGGGAGTCAACGTTACCAACACCAACGACGACGATGAGAATTCGAGAACGGAGTCGTCAGATTCAAGTCTTGGGAGTTTGAACCAGGAACAACGCAATGTGTTCAACAAAATCATTTCTGCGGTCGAGTCAGCGGCGTTAGGTGTAGATAGATATTTCTATCTCCAAGGCAGTGGTGGTACGGGAAAGACTCATCTGTACAACACGTTGCTGGAATATTGCGAGGAACGGCATATACCAACTCTTGCCGTAGCCTTCACTGGGATAGCTGCGTTATTGCTCAGAAACGGAAGAACGGTCCATTCGACGTTCAGGTTGCCATTACATCTGAATGCATCTTCCCGCTCCTCTATAACGGCACAATCCCAGGAGGCTGACCacttgagaaaaattcggctTATAATTTGGGACGAAGTCTCTATGGCCAGTTACCATGTCCTTAATATTTTGGACGATCTACTTCGAGATGTATGTATGGACCCCCGGCCTTTCGGAGGTAAATGCATACTACTTGGAGGAGATGTTAAACAGCTACTTCCAGTAGCTTCTGGTCGTGTAGAACAAatcgagctctttttcacaAATTATAGGTTCTGGAAAGTTTTTCAAGTGGTCCATCTGATGACCAATATGCGTGTAAATGCAGGTGGGGAGGATTTCACCCGGTGGCTAGAAGATCTGGGCAGGGGTACCACCAACACCCAAATCGTCAAAGACAAGGACACAAAAGATGGTGATTTTGTTAATCTGCCAGATCGTTGTCTGACGGTTGATGTTGTTAGAGAGATTTACGGACAGCTTCACGCTCTTACACCACAGCAACTCGCACAGCGAGCTATTCTCTGTCCCAAGAATGAACATTGTAATTTACTCAATGACAAAATTCTCGAATCGTTTCCCGGAAAGACCTTCGTTATTCACAGTAACGATAGCGTGGCTTCGGGTGATGAAGACGAGGTGGCAAACTTTCCGGAAGAATATTTGAGCAGCATAACACCAAGCGGAATGCCTCATCACAAACTCAAACTCAAAGTAGGTGTACCGGTTATACTTCTTCGAAATTTATGTCTTGAAGATGGATTGATTAACGGTACACGACTACTGGTGTTAGCTGTGACAGATATGTTGATAACAGCCGAGATCGTCACCGGCCGTTTTTGCGGGAGAAGAGTTCTCATTCCTAGAATGGATCTAACTTCTTCCGACCAAAACTTGCCGTTTGTACTGAAAAGACGATAA
- the LOC123317775 gene encoding uncharacterized protein LOC123317775, with the protein MISENCEVGQDDNYETETSTSVVCDVAEHQEDTPDHYLEALSSECSFCGALFFRTENMICCKRGAVSLPVSAAYPDLLKALIMNNHPQSKNFIQHIRSYNTLLALGSTTIVQREGLARGAPVVVVSGQIYHRVGDVCPSDPAFGSLYFVDSGEATKKRASKGVGDGCNPRLLGQIDALLRETHPYAQMYSTLGQVVRDTRRTSGNDSVPQLGLYFHQQPGTNRKVYAAPSTSTEIGAIFRTVDGDIPPPGTVRVNLISTSNSFQIKDIPKLSPIVDALCYPLLFPNGELGWSTGLQKTIGNKRISKLEFECYRLMIRANHFNPILLSGRLAQQFIVDKYVELEGFRLNFLRTHQKELRVESYVGLQDYIARRTVVEPDGGERIGRVTILPSSFIGGARFMQQNYQDAMAIVAKYGRPSLFVTFTCNPNWREITENMGSKLLNPQDRPELIARVFDLKRRAFFEDILKFKIFGDVIAYVYVIEFQKRGLPHMHCLLTLADEYKLRNSEDVDKLICAELPAENTRLFDIIMSTMIHGPCGDRAPDSPCMVDGQCTKHYPKEFSEITKINCALPVYRRRNDGRTAIFKRNKGMCVIDNRDVVPYNPYLSMKYQSHINVEVITSVGAIKYVFKYINKGPDAAVLQLRNEVVWDEIQAFIDSRYISSGESAWRLLSFHIQDKSHTIYRLPVHLPGEREVYFEEGEEMTALQRSKLSRLEAYFELNVNDPSAREWKYCEIPLLYSFNATQHRWVRRLRKRSVIPRMYTISPKYIEKFNLRILLLHVPGAKSFNDLKSFGGTLYSTFKEAVLARNLIASDSEWFRTLEHAALVEMPGCMRKLFAYMLCFCEIGEPLSLWNEFKRFMIEDYVRKGISECQSEDCALRRIEKTLRFLGKTLRDFNLPEPTSSSGVNVTNTNDDNETSRTESSDSSLGSLNQEQRNVFNKIISAVESAALGVDRYFYLQGSGGTGKTHLYNTLLEYCEERHIPTLAVAFTGIAALLLRNGRTVHSTFRLPLHLNASSRSSITAQSQEADHLRKIRLIIWDEVSMASYHVLNIVDDLLRDVCMDPRPFGGKCILLGGDVKQLLPVASGRVEQIELFFTNYRFWRVFQVVHLMTNMRVNAGGEDFTRWLEDLGRGTTNTQIVKDKDTKDGDFVNLPDRCLTVDVVREIYGQLHALTPQQLAQRAILCPKNEHCNLLNDKILESFPGKTFVIHSNDSVASGDEDEVANFPEEYLNSITPSGMPHHKLKLKVGVPVILLRNLCLEDGLINGTRLLVLAVTDMLITAEIVTGRFCGRRVLIPRMDLTSSDQNLPFVLKRRQFPLKLCFALTINKAQGQTFERVGIYLASPVFSHGQLYVAFSRARSWDSVKVEVVKTKHQGYLLKSSKKVFTKNIVFGNILNSIQNE; encoded by the coding sequence ATGATATCGGAAAATTGCGAAGTTGGACAGGACGATAATTACGAAACGGAAACCTCTACGTCTGTTGTGTGTGATGTCGCTGAACATCAGGAGGACACGCCTGACCATTACCTTGAGGCGCTTAGTAGTGAGTGCTCTTTCTGTGGAGCTCTATTTTTTCGCACCGAGAATATGATTTGCTGCAAAAGAGGCGCAGTGAGCCTTCCGGTGAGTGCCGCTTATCCGGACCTGCTGAAGGCTTTGATCATGAACAACCACCCTCAATCGAAGAACTTCATACAACATATAAGAAGTTACAACACGCTGCTCGCCCTTGGCTCCACGACAATCGTTCAAAGAGAAGGTTTGGCGAGAGGAGCCCCTGTTGTTGTGGTCTCAGGACAGATATACCACCGAGTAGGCGATGTTTGTCCATCCGATCCAGCATTTGGATCGCTGTATTTCGTGGATTCAGGAGAAGCCACGAAGAAGAGGGCATCAAAAGGAGTTGGAGACGGTTGCAACCCCCGATTATTAGGGCAAATAGATGCTCTGCTGAGGGAAACTCACCCATACGCCCAAATGTACTCTACCCTAGGTCAAGTGGTTCGTGACACACGACGAACCAGTGGTAACGATTCCGTTCCGCAACTTGGCCTATATTTCCACCAACAACCAGGAACCAACAGGAAGGTCTACGCGGCACCTTCCACTTCCACCGAAATCGGCGCTATTTTTCGTACAGTCGACGGGGATATACCTCCACCAGGCACAGTTCGTGTGAATTTAATAAGTACAAGTAATAGTTTCCAAATTAAGGATATCCCAAAATTGTCTCCAATTGTTGATGCTCTCTGTTATCCATTACTTTTCCCTAACGGAGAATTGGGATGGTCGACTGGGTTGCAGAAAACAATTGGAAATAAACGGATTTCAAAATTAGAATTCGAGTGCTACCGTCTGATGATTCGTGCAAATCATTTTAACCCGATCCTTCTTTCTGGACGCTTGGCTCAACAGTTCATCGTTGACAAATACGTTGAGTTAGAAGGTTTCCGATTAAATTTTTTGCGAACACATCAGAAGGAATTACGCGTCGAGAGCTACGTCGGGCTCCAAGATTATATTGCGCGAAGAACGGTAGTGGAACCAGACGGTGGTGAAAGAATAGGTAGAGTTACTATCCTACCGAGTTCGTTCATCGGAGGGGCACGTTTCATGCAGCAAAATTATCAAGATGCAATGGCCATTGTAGCAAAATATGGCAGACCCTCCCTTTTCGTCACTTTCACCTGTAACCCCAACTGGCGTGAGATCACTGAAAATATGGGAAGTAAACTGTTGAATCCTCAGGATAGACCGGAACTAATCGCGCGAGTGTTCGATTTAAAAAGGAGGGCATTtttcgaggatatattgaaattcaaaattttcggtGATGTGATCGCTTACGTTTACGTTATAGAATTTCAAAAACGCGGTCTTCCTCATATGCACTGTCTTCTGACTTTGGCAGATGAATATAAACTGCGAAATTCTGAGGATGTAGACAAGCTGATTTGCGCCGAGCTACCAGCCGAAAACACCCGGCTTTTTGATATTATAATGTCCACCATGATTCACGGACCCTGTGGTGATCGCGCACCGGATTCTCCATGTATGGTCGACGGACAGTGCACCAAGCATTATCCCAAAGAGTTTTcggaaattaccaaaattaattGTGCGTTGCCCGTATATAGGCGAAGAAATGACGGTCGCACCGCGATATTCAAAAGAAACAAAGGAATGTGTGTGATAGATAACAGAGACGTAGTTCCGTATAATCCATATTTATCCATGAAATATCAATCTCATATAAATGTGGAAGTGATAACTTCAGTAGGAGCTATCAAATATGTTTTCAAATACATAAATAAAGGTCCTGATGCTGCCGTTCTTCAGTTGCGAAATGAGGTCGTTTGGGACGAAATCCAAGCATTCATTGATTCCCGCTACATTTCTTCCGGTGAATCAGCTTGGAGATTGTTGTCTTTCCATATTCAAGACAAAAGTCATACAATCTATAGGTTACCCGTCCATTTGCCTGGAGAACGTGAGGTATATTTTGAAGAAGGGGAAGAGATGACAGCGTTACAACGTTCAAAACTCAGTCGTTTGGAGGCGTATTTCGAACTTAATGTGAACGATCCTAGCGCACGTGAATGGAAGTATTGTGAAATACCTCTCCTTTATTCTTTTAATGCCACCCAACATCGCTGGGTTAGACGTTTGAGAAAACGATCTGTAATACCTAGGATGTACACTATAAGTCCGAAGTACATAGAAAAGTTTAATTTGCGTATTTTGCTCCTTCACGTTCCAGGAGCAAAATCTTTTAATGATTTAAAATCCTTCGGCGGCACATTATATTCTACGTTTAAAGAAGCGGTACTGGCCAGAAATCTGATAGCGTCAGATTCGGAGTGGTTCAGAACTCTGGAACACGCAGCCCTGGTAGAAATGCCCGGGTGTATGCGGAAATTATTCGCGTACATGCTGTGTTTCTGTGAGATCGGCGAACCACTGTCACTTTGGAATGAGTTCAAGCGATTCATGATAGAGGATTATGTGAGGAAAGGTATCTCAGAATGCCAATCTGAAGATTGCGCTCTGCGTAGAATCGAGAAGACATTACGTTTTCTGGGAAAAACTCTCAGAGACTTTAATCTGCCGGAGCCGACCTCAAGTTCGGGAGTCAACGTTACCAACACCAACGACGACAATGAGACTTCGAGAACGGAGTCGTCAGATTCAAGTCTTGGGAGTTTGAACCAGGAACAACGCAATGTGTTCAACAAAATCATTTCTGCGGTCGAGTCAGCGGCGTTAGGTGTAGATAGATATTTCTATCTCCAAGGCAGTGGTGGTACGGGAAAGACTCATCTGTACAACACGTTGCTGGAATATTGCGAGGAACGGCATATACCAACTCTTGCCGTAGCCTTCACTGGGATAGCTGCGTTATTGCTCAGAAACGGAAGAACGGTCCATTCGACGTTCAGGTTGCCATTACATCTGAATGCATCTTCCCGCTCCTCTATAACGGCACAATCCCAGGAGGCTGACCacttgagaaaaattcggctTATAATTTGGGACGAAGTCTCTATGGCCAGTTACCATGTCCTTAATATTGTGGACGATCTACTTCGAGATGTATGTATGGACCCCCGGCCTTTCGGAGGTAAATGCATACTACTTGGAGGAGATGTTAAACAGCTACTTCCAGTAGCTTCTGGTCGTGTAGAACAAatcgagctctttttcacaAATTATAGGTTCTGGAGAGTTTTTCAAGTGGTCCATCTGATGACCAATATGCGTGTAAATGCAGGTGGGGAGGATTTCACCCGGTGGCTAGAAGATCTGGGCAGGGGTACCACCAACACCCAAATCGTCAAAGACAAGGACACAAAAGATGGTGATTTTGTTAATCTGCCAGATCGTTGTCTGACGGTTGATGTTGTTAGAGAGATTTACGGACAGCTTCACGCTCTTACACCACAGCAACTCGCACAGCGAGCTATTCTCTGTCCCAAGAATGAACATTGTAATTTACTCAATGACAAAATTCTCGAATCGTTTCCCGGAAAGACCTTCGTTATTCACAGTAACGATAGCGTGGCTTCGGGTGATGAAGACGAGGTGGCAAACTTTccggaagaatatttgaacagCATAACACCAAGCGGAATGCCTCATCACAAACTCAAACTCAAAGTAGGTGTACCGGTTATACTTCTTCGAAATTTATGTCTTGAAGATGGATTGATTAACGGTACACGACTACTGGTGTTAGCTGTGACAGATATGTTGATAACAGCCGAGATCGTCACCGGCCGTTTTTGCGGGAGAAGAGTTCTCATTCCTAGAATGGATCTAACTTCTTCCGACCAAAACTTGCCGTTTGTACTGAAAAGACGACAATTTCCGTTGAAACTTTGCTTTGCCCTCACCATTAATAAAGCACAGGGGCAAACATTTGAACGCGTTGGCATATACCTAGCGAGTCCTGTCTTTTCTCATGGACAACTCTATGTGGCTTTCTCAAGAGCTCGCTCTTGGGATTCCGTGAAGGTAGAAGTGGTAAAGACAAAACATCAAGGGTATTTGCTCAAATCATCTAAAAAAGTTTTTACTAAAAATATAGTGTTCGGTAACATTTTGAATTCTATCCAAAATGAGTAA